In Spiroplasma chinense, the DNA window AGAGAATAGAAAAGATATCTTCTTCATTTATAGTTGCTCGTGATGAGCTAGGTAAAGTTATGGGATTTATAGTTGGAAAAAGTTCATCATCACTTTATCTTGAGGATGAAGTTTTTACGATTACAAAAGAAAATATTGATAGCGATCCTTATTATTGAGTAGTAACTTTAGCCGTTGACAAAGAATGTCAAAAATTTAAAATTGGTTCTAGACTTATACAAAATTTCTTAGAACAAGCCAAGAGTGAAGGCAAAAAAGCTGTTTCATTAACTTGTGTTAAGGAATTGGTCACTTATTATGAAAAATTCAATTTCAAAAATCACGGTGTTTCTGAATCTAAATTTGCAGGACATACATGATACAATATGGTATTTGAATTTTAAAGAAAAAAGCTTGAATTTAATTCGAGCTTTTTTTAATTAAATATAAAAAAACTCATAACTTGCGTTATGAGTTTTTGTTTGTCATAAATAAATTTATAACTTTAATTATTCGATAATTGAAACAACTGTTCCAGCACCAATAGTTCTTCCACCTTCACGGATTGAGAATTTTGTACCTTGTTCAACAGCGATAGGTTTAATTAATTCAACAACTAATTCAACGTTATCTCCAGGCATAACCATGTCTGTTCCTTCAGGTAAGTGTACTTCACCAGTTACGTCAGTTGTACGGAAGTAGAATTGTGGACGGTATTTGTTAAAGAATGGTTTGTGACGTCCACCTTCTTCTTGAGTTAAAGCATAAACTGAAGCGTTTAATTTTGTATGAGGTTTGATTGTTCCTGGTTTTGCAAGAACTTGACCACGTTCGATGTCTTCTCTGTTAACCCCTCTTA includes these proteins:
- a CDS encoding GNAT family N-acetyltransferase — translated: MYIKFDKAVLSDLDKIYQIEVENFVPQEVLSRETYKERIEKISSSFIVARDELGKVMGFIVGKSSSSLYLEDEVFTITKENIDSDPYYWVVTLAVDKECQKFKIGSRLIQNFLEQAKSEGKKAVSLTCVKELVTYYEKFNFKNHGVSESKFAGHTWYNMVFEF